GTTGACAGGCTCAGAGAGCAGAGATGATAGCCAAATCCCTCCATGAGACACGGGACCAGCTTAGGGCCCAGGCATCCCGCCTCCCACGTCCTGCCACACCTGTGGGCACAGGCTTGGCCAAAAGAGCCTGCCAACAGACAGTGTGGGAGCCTGGCCCAGTGCTGAAAGAACCTGCCATGCTTGTGCTGAAGATGACAAATGAAGCAGCCCTGAGATCTAGGCCCCGGGAAGGCACCAGAGCACTGGCTGTCACCAGCCTCAGGACACAGCAGAAACAGGCAGAAGCCCAGAGAGCTGACCATGGGAGCGCCGTGTGGCTGGCAGACCTGCCTTGGCACTGTTCTAGGGCCTCACCTGGGCACCTGACCCTGGTCTTGCATCCTGGCCAGGTCAGCCCCAAGCCGTCTGCCCAGAGCAATGCCTCATAGAAGAGCCCGACTTTGCCCGTCGTCTGGGATGCTTCCTATGCCCAGAACCACACATGGTACTGAAGTGAGTATAGGCAGAAGAATAAGAGGAGCTAGAACCCCTAGAAACTGCATAGTGCTAGGGGCAAGGCCGCCCTGACCACAGGGAGCTGCAGGCTTGCCCTGCCCCATGGATGCAGTGTCCTCAGCCCAGACCCCTTACCCTGTCGCTGCCTGGCACAGCTCTGGAGAGACCACTGGATGCACACAGGGCAGATGAGGGGAGCCCTGCTTCCTATCTCCATGACTACTTGAAGCTGTTTATTTCCCCTCCTCCAAGGGGCTGGACTTCCTTGGAAACCTGACAAAAGCCAAAGACCCTCTCTCTGTCCAGAAAAGCGCTCAGACACCCAGCACAGTGGCCACAGCCTGCAGCTACCCACAGGCTTTCTTGGGGCTGCAGGCTCAAGTAAGACTCCTGGATAAACCCAAAGAATAAAGCCACCACCTGCCTTAGAAAAGACTGAGTGAAGGACCAAGCCTCTTCCTTGCCATCGCCTGGTCCCTTGAACCCTGGAGGCTAACCCTGCCCCCCATTTCCCAGCATGGTGGGTCCCCCACCATGACCATCATCATCCCAACCCCTGCTGGCCCACCGCCTCTCCAAGCTGCTGGCACCCACAGTCCTACACCACTTACAGCTACTTGCAGACTCCTGTTTGCCCCCACGCCCCTCACCCCCAGGATCAAAGGCCTCTTAAGGGCAGAttccaggtctctgctcagtgttCCTGCCTGGCACAAAGCTTCCTCCACAGGGCAGCCTGGGTGGGGCAGCTCAGGCCTCCCCCATGCTATCCAGCTGCTCAGCCCCTACCACCACTCCTGGGCACCCAAGGACACTATGGTGACTTGTGACCTGGACCTTCTGGTTGAGGGCTGAGCTTGCATTGTGTGGCCACCCCCTCCTTGCCAGCGGATTAgcttccttccctgcccagcAGCTCCCCCTTGAGCCCCCACTGGCTCAGCACCAACCCTCATTGCCCCTTGGCCCCTCCTTGCACTGCCCCCACTCTCTGGGGCATCCACCTACCACCTGCCTTTGACCTCCTCCTCCACATAGTAGTCCTTAGCTAGGGCTGAGGGCCTGAGAGACTCCTCACACACACCCAACCCCTGGGGAATAAACCTCAGAAACAGTTCTGAACCCTGTCACCACCAGACTCCCAGGATCCATTTGGGGTTGTGGGGTTGTGGTTGCAGTTCCCAggacccagcacagtgcctgggattGGTAGAAGTTCTGTGCATTTAGTGAACTGCTACATGAACCGACACCTGAATGCCTGGCCTGGGCCCTGTTCCCACTCCTGTGTGGCAGAGCTGTCAACCTCCCTCCCAACCTCCAAGGTTACTCCCCCAATGCACctgtctgctcccccccccccaacctcatGGGAAACAAAGCTCCTCACAGGGCccagcttcccctttctcctcctcagtGAGCCTTCCTTGACACTCAGGTGTCCAAGggcccctcctctgggctccaaGCAACTTGCCCTTGCAGCTAAGGAGCAGGCCCCACTCAGCAGAGGGCGGCCTCCATGCCCTGAGTATTTCAGGCATGAGGTATGGGCTTCTTGTGGCACTGATGTCAGGCCACCTGGGTACCTTGGGGTCTCTGAGCCCCTTGTCAGCAGCTGGGTGAGGGCACCCCTACCTGGTGGAGCCTGAGGGTATGGTGATTGATACTCAGAGGGCATTCAGAGCGCTGAGGGCCTGCCGGGGCCCCGAGGTCAGAGTGGGACCTGTCCATGCTAGGGTAGCCACTGAGAGAGCTGACAGCAGGCGCTACCCCAAGGTCCTTGAGTGCCCATGATGGCCACCACGCCCCACACCATGCTCCCTGGACAGTTCCTCACCACCATGGCTCCCCCTCTGACTGCAGCCTCTCCGGCCGTGCTTGCCCATACTCTCAAGCCCACCCACTTCCAAGGAGCCAGCAGTGGCAGCAACAAGTAGAGGAAAAGCCCGGCACACTCACCGTCTGGTTGTCCTCGTAGAGCTTCAGGTCATAGCCACTAAGCTCCACACAGAAGATGATGGCTGTGACGCCCTCGAAACAGTGGATCCATTTTTTGCGCTCCGACCTCTGCCCGCCCACATCTACCATCTTGAAGGTGAGCTCCTTGAAGGTGAACTTGTTCTCCACGATGCCCGTGGTCATGTCCCGGGAGCGCAGAATGTCCTCAACGGTGGGGATGTAGTCGGGCGCGGCGATGCGCTCCAGGTCGTTCAGGTAGTAGGCGGCATTGTCTTCCAGGTGGTACTCGCTGGAACGGCCAAAGCAGGCCTGCGCCCCAGGGTCGGCCCACAGCCGCCGCATGACGCCCAGCAGCTCCGGGGTGATCTCGCCCTTGCTCTCGGCGGGGCCCGTGAGCGCGAAGAGCTGGACGGCGTCGTAGGCACGATCCGGGTTGTGGAAGTCGATCTTGAGGGCGGCCAGGGCACGGATGATGCGCGTCAGCGAGTCGATGGCGTTGTAGATGATGAGGGGCTTGTACTCCTTGCAGGCTTCCAGATTGAAGCCCCCGCTGTGGATGATCTTCATCTGCTTCACGATGGTGCTCTTGCCGGAGTTGCTGGTGCCCAGCAGGAGCAGCTTGATCTCACGGCGCTGCCGCTGGCTCTCTGAGCGCAGATGGCGGTCAATTCTCCGGGACCGCCGTGCTGCCTCTTTCTCCTCTGAGCTTTGCCGACATCCCATGGTCCGGCAGCGGCTGGCCCAGATGCAGAGCACGGGACGGGGTGCCTCTCCCTGTCGCCACCAAGCAGGGAACGCTGAGATGCGAGCCAGGTGTGCCCGGCAGACAGAGCCCTGCTGCCCTCGAGGTGCTCAGCGTGGGTGGGGGGGCAAGGCCATGCCACactgcagcccctgccccagcacctcTTCTCCAGCTGGCATGGTGTTCGCCTGGGGGAAGGAGGTGGCCGGGCCCTCCCTCTAGGGCCACTCCACCTGCCCAGGCCACCGTGAGACCCGACGGGCCACAGTCATTCCCTGTCCTCCTGGTGGTGGGAAGCTGTACTCTAGCGTCTGCCTAGGTTGCTGCCGTCGGGCTGCTGGTTGCTGCGGCGGGGCTGCTAAGCGTGGCTGCCAGGCCAGCCACCAGTGCCGCGGGCGCTCCCTGCGGCCCCCCTGCCTTGGGCATCCGCCCTTCACCTGCCAACACAGAGAAGAGGGTGAGCCTCCTCCCACCACAGGCTGGGTGGTAAAGGGAGACCTCGGACCTCGTTGGGAAGCAGCCCAGAGAACAGTGAATCAAACCCCCTCCCTTCTTCGGACCTCTGCTGAGTTGCGCCCAAACCCACAGCGAAACAAATGTGCCTGGGAGCCATGCCCCGCACCCCTCCTGCGAGCCAGTGTGCCCGGAGCCTAGTGCTTGAGGAGAGCGTGCCCAGAGCCATACGAGGACTTTAACCTTAGTGTTTTCGGAGTGAGGGAGTGAGCCTGGGGCCCTgccgcccctccctgcccactggACCCGGCCAACCTCaccctctcagagcctcagtctcTGGGTCTGGTGGTGGTTAGGATTCAATACAACGATCCAACTGTGAtgtcctccccccaactccctcacTCTTCTCCTGTAGCTGCAGGGGCTGTACCCACATGTGCCACAGCATCAATGGGGCTTGGCTCCTCCTTGGTTTATGGTGGGGTCCCATGCCAGGGTAACTGGGTAATCCCCCTTAGCACCTCTCGTGGGAGCTGGGtcattcctgctctctctcaaggCAGGACATTCACAAGGAGAAGGCTGGCCAGTGCTGGTGTAAGCAGATAGGCAAGGAGCAGAGCAAGGCAGAGGCCCCGGGCTGGGAGCCCACAGGGTGGACAGAAGCCTGGCTCCTGGTGGGTGAGGCAGCAgtgcgggaggggaggggaggcatggGCAGGGTGGGCTGAGTTGGGGTAGCAGGGGCTATGGGGTGCAGGGCAGCACCCAGGTGTGGGAGGCAAGCCAGCACAGAGTATATCTGAGGGCACTGGGAATCGCTGAGTCCAAGGCAAGGCAAGAGGGCAGTCCACAGGTTCCGAGGTCCCAGGCTGTGTCTTTCATGTCCGTGCTCCCACACTGATGGTCAATAAGGAACAGCTGTGCTCACACCCTGGGCAGGGTGTCAGCACCTCAGCACCCAGCTCTCAGCTGCAAGCTCTTCCCAGGCCTCTCCCAATGACCTATGAGCCGCTGGGCCAAGGCCCTCCCCACCAGGGCAGAACCAGAGCTCAGGCTCTGCCCCCACCTGGCAGCCTGCCCCACACAACTCTTGCCTCCTTCCTGCAACCTCTGCCCCGGCCTGGCTGTCTCTGGCAGCCTCCTCATTCTGCTGTAGGCAGCCTTCATCCCTCCCCTCTAAAGCCCCCACCCGCCTCATGGCAGGCCCGGATGGGAAGGACCCAAGGCCAACAGACACTGAGAGCCAGGGGCCTCATCTCGTTTCCTCAACCGTCCATGCTCCCAGCTGGCCTCTGTGCCTGTCAGGCCCAGCAGTTCTCTGAAGCAGGCCCTGAGGCCTGTTCTTTCCCTGGACCCACCTGCCTCCATGGCCAGGGGGCCAGCAAGCACCTCTCCTGCTACCTTTCCCCCTCAGTCGAACCTTCATGTGTACGCAGAGCACTGGATGATGAGTCTCATCCCAGCTGTGTGGCCTGTGCACTTGACTCCACATTACAGAACCTATCCCTCACCAGTCTCGAGCATCTCTTAGGGGTAGAGCATTCAGTGCAGGACCTGGAACCCAGCCATGGGTAGCCAGTACCCCAGTGTCCTCATCACCTGTGATTGTCCCTTAGAACCAAGCATGGCCTATGTGCTCAGCCCTCGTcccctggggcctgggagccGTGCAGTATCCTGCACACCACAGGCATGCAGTGAGCACAGGTGGGAGAGAGGCTTAGGCATGAAGAAGCTGAGGAACTCTGCCCTTCATCCACAGTCCCACTGGACTGTGAGTGGGGGACATGACCGCCATGTACCTGCCATGTGAGCAGAGGTCAGGGAAGGAATTCAAGCAGCAGTGAGTTCTAGGTTGTGGGATCACaagggtctttttattttttcttcctcttctttgcaTTTTAGCCTATTTCGTATCTTCTTGAATGAACTTTTATTCTAagagaggtttgtttgtttgtttttttagattttatttatttatttgtcagggatagagggagagagagcgagtgagcacaggcagacagagaggcaggcagaggcagagggagaagcaggctccctgcagagcaaggagcccgatgtgggactcgatcccaggacaccggcatcatgacctgagctgaaggcagccgcctaaccaactgagccacccaggcgtccctctaagaGAGGTTTGTAAACAAGTATCAGGGCATTAAGAAGGCCCTGTCTCTCATGCCACCCAGGCTTGCCTCTCTCCATCCTGGACTATGAGAGTGTGGAACAGGGACCTGGTGTCTGCTCCCTGGGTCCTGCTGATGAGCCGGCAGGCCCTCAGGTGTAGAAAGGAGTCCAAAATCCCGCAGctgtccagggcacctggggacCCCCCTGCCAGTGCCCTCCCTCCTGAAGGCAAGGCCAGCCATGCTGGTGGTGCCCCATGTTGTCACTattgttttccttaatttgtGTTTGAGTATCTGAGGTCTACTCAGGTCCCAAGTGGCCAGTTTTCCCTGGGCTGGTCAGTGATAGGGACAAAGGTCACACCTGAAGTGGCAGGTTCCTACCACCGTTCGCAAGACAAGCAGCAACCAGACACCTAGACAAGCAGCAACCAGGCACCAAGTCTACATGCCTCGAGGCACCCTGAAGTGACCTAACTCTTAGGAAATAGTCTAGCCCAAAGAGGTGACATGGCCTGGGGTTGTGCCGGAAGTCCCCTGCCTCCATGTGGAGTTACACCCAAACGGACCAAAACACCGGCCACATCCTCCCAGTGCCATGCATGATGGCCCTGTGGCCAGATTCTTTTTAAACCCAAATCCCTCCCCTTGCAGCTTGGGCCTGAGGAGCCTGCCAAGCTGAGCACAGGACTGTCCTCCGGAGGGCTGTCTCGGCCAGCTGGGGCTGCTGCTCCTCAGTGGCCCCTTGCCTTGCTCCTGTACTGGAACCCAACCTTATCTTCACAGGTCAGCTCACGAGTGCCTGCCAGCCCACCAGCAGGGCACCCTGTCCCCACCTGTAGCCTGTGCCTCTCTCCTCTGTGCCCTCCCTTTCTCTGGTTTCTCCTGCCAGGCTGGGGTTTCCTTAGAACAATGGTGATGCCCTTACCGAacaccaaatacaaaaattaacttaaaatggatcaaatacttaaatgtaagaccaAAACTATAGCAATCTGAGGAGAAAGCATAGGTCAAGAGCTGCATTGTATTGCATTTAACGATGGtctcttggatatgacaccaaaggtcGTAGacatgaaaagttaaaaagagacaaaccggACTGcgtaaaaattacaaaattttgtGCAAAAAAGGCAAAAGGCACTATCAACAGTAAAAAGGCAAATACAGGCTGGAAGCAAAtacttgcaaataaaataaatttaaaaaataaacaaaattaaataaaaaataaagggttaatatctataATATACAGAGAAGTAAACCTCAGCAGCAGAACAAATGACCTGACTGGAAATTGGGTGAAGGACTTGAATGcacatttctccgaagaagataAACACATGGCCAGTaagtgcatgaaaagatgctaggTAACACTGACTGTCGGGGCAGTgaagatcaaaaccacagtaagacaCCACCACGCACCCAGAAGGATgagtactatatttttaaaacaacaacaacaacaacaacaacaacaagaaaaggaTGAACAAAAATTGGCTCCCTTACATACTGTTGGTAGAAATACAAAGTGGTACAGCTGCTACGGAAAATAGGAGGGTGGTTCTTCctcaaaaaaacccctaaaaatagaattaccagcaattccacttcggGTATACCCCAAGAGAATGGAAATCAGGGTCTTGGAGAGATTTTTGTACAcctgtgttcacagcagcactaacTACGACAGCTAAGAGGTGACAGCAACCCCAGCGCCAGCTGACAGATGAGTGGACAcgtaaagcacacacacaaaggaatattattcagccttaaaaaggaaggacaccTGCTACAACAGGGATGACCCTTGAGGATTTCACACtcggtgaaagaagccagtcacgaAAGGACCAATACTATGTCATTCCATGTCTAGGAGGTCCTTAGAgttgtcaaattcatagagacagatgGTTTCACAGcattattaatgtatttaaaaccATGGAACTGCaaacttaaaaatggctaaaatggtaagttttatgtctattttaactcaaaaaaaaaaatgtcttgtggGTAAGCTACCTCCAAAATAAAAAGAGTGAGGAGGCCATGTGGTacaagagaaagaggcaggcccCCTGCCTGGTCTTGGCTTTCCCCAACCAGTGGAGGGCCGCTTGGGGACCACATCATCCATTCTGTGGACTGGAATGCCTGACTAATGGCCCCCAGCTGGTACCAAGATTCGCCCACCTGGTCTTCAGTCCAAAGCCCCCCTGTCCAAGGAGGTGTGACTTGCGTTTTGGGGAGGTACGCCCTCCACAACCCCAAGGCCGAGAGCGGGGCTTCTGAGAATCAGGAGAGCAGTTTGGGGGCAGTGGGTGGGCAGCCTGGGGCTGGCCATGTGGTCCTTGACCAGTGTAGCCACAAGGCAATGTGGGAGTAAAGGGGAAGGAAACACAGGAGGCGATTGTGTGCATCAGCCCAAGTCCAAGAACTTCTGCCATCTGCATGGGGCAGCCACCAACAGTCACATCTGAGGTGGGTCCCTCTTTTAGAGGCACCCTCTTCATTCAGGTCACCAGAACCAAACAAGCAGAAGGCCCACTCAGAATTCTTCCTACAGCTCTGCAGGGCTCAGCTATGTCCCAGGGCATATCAGTCTCTGTGCCTTGGAACTGGTGGCAGAAACTGGGCTGTGCACAGATACAGGGAGGGGAGGCCTGTGAACAAGTGTCTGTGCCAAGGTCCAAAAGGGACCTCAGTTTATTCCCATTCTGAGGCCTGGCTTCTTTGCCTTTATGTGAGCTTCCTGCCAGTCCTCTCTCAGTCTGATCCAGGGCTTTAGGGGGCCTCCTCAAACTCCCTAGTCAGCCCAGGGAAAAAGGACCAAGGGCTGGATGACCACATTGTTTCCTGGTTTGATAACTGCTCATGGGTCCCCAGTGCCTGATACCCACAGTCCCCTTACCACAGGGTCTGGCTGGAAATTACTGAGGCTTCTGGGTCTGGCTTCTGGGTCTGACGGGAAATTACTGAGGAATGGGTGAGTGAAAGACTGTACCAGGCAGAGGAAGGTCATGTACAAAGGCCCTgtgggcaaggggagagagagaccctGGTGTGAATGGGGAGCTGAAGGAAGGTCAGAGTGGCTGGACAGAAAGGAGAAAGTCACAGGTGAGAGGAGGAGGCAAGGTTGGTCAGGGGCACCCACTGTGTGGGTGCATGGTTATGACCATGtggttgagtgtgtgtgtgtgtgtgtgtgtgtgtgtttgtgtgtgtctggggtCGCACACAGGCAGATATGTCTGTTCGCAGGAccgtgtatgtgcatgtgcactGGTCCAGGCATGCGCCTGTGTGCAGGTCCACGGACATGTGTGGTAATGTGTAAGTGCGTGCACGTGCCTGTGTGCAGCTACCTGTGGCATGCAGGGAACAGAGGACATACCACATACAGAGGGCCACAGCGTGAAGCCAGTGAGGTGCATGAGAGGGGCCAAGGGGAGGAGCCGGCGTTCCTTACCATTTAGCGGAGTTGGGCCTTTGAGCCTGGCAcctgggctggggcggggggcaccgCCGAACGAAGCAAAGACCCATGCCTGAGTTTACACAGGTGGAGGGAGGTGAGAATTAGATCAAAGGCAGCAAATGATCTGTGATGGAGAAGGGAGCCAAGCTGCACATAAGTAGGGTCGGGGGTGCTGTGGTAAATGTCGCTGGTCCATGAAGTGGGCAGGGCCTGCTCCCTGACAGGTAATAGAGCAGATGGTGAGGGGAGTGGAACTGCCGTTCCAAAGGTGAAAATGTGCTAGGCCAGTCtaagggacaggaaggaaggtGGATAGATGGTGTCATATGTGAGGGGCTGGCAGTAGAAGGTCACTGTCTGAGCTCCAGCTTTTTCTCTGAGAGAGCTGGATGCCAGCCAGGGTTTGAATGAGGAGTGCCCTATATGTGAATCAAACAGGATGGACTCCTGCGTGCAGCTATCCAGGTGACAGGGCAGCGGCGCGGGCACGGGCTAGGGGCGGGGGACACACAGGCTGTATGGTAGATGGTGTCTGGCGACAGAGTGGTGGTAGGGTTCAGGGCACCCTGGGGTCTGGCTAGCAGGCTGGGAGTGGGGCCATTCTAGGAGAGGGGACGCTGGGAAGAAGCGGCAGGCGTGCCATGGTGGGCTCTGCTCCGTTAGGGCCCCTCCCAGGTCTCCCTAACTCACCTACTCACTTGCCTATTACGTAAAGGCTGGCAGGGTGCAAACCCCAAACCCAGAGTCTATTGAGGGGCCCCTCAACAGAAAGCTGCCCACAGCCTCAAGGCCAGACACTTGGGCACACACACCACGTATTCTCTTTAAgaccttccctgccctgcccccaggcccccgATCCTGGTTCCTGCTCTCTGCCTGACAGGCTCAGCCCGTCCTCATGTCtcactgcccccttcccccagacATGACCCTCTCCAGTCTCCACTCCCATCACAGATGCTAAGTAACAGCCctgagccaggggctgggagtAAGGTATTGCCTCCTCTCTGGGGCCTTTCCACACTCTGGCGCTCTGTACCCTGGATGCCCACCACATCAGGAGCCAGCTCTCCCCAGGTGCGCCCCACATGGCCTGGCACAGAGTCATGGCCACTACTGTCCTCAGTCATAGCTGAGTTAAGGACctgggcagagcagggcagagccAGGCTGTGTGacaccagccccccccccccccccccaagccagGCTAAGCCAGAGGGTCGCCAGGGAGAGCAGACGGCTTATCAGCTTACAGGACTGGAGAAGGCCTGGCCTGGCAGGCGGGGCCCGCTCATCACCAGGCACCCACTTCCTTGGAGGGAGGTGGAAACAAGAAGCCAAGCCCCTCACTCTGTGGACTCCTCCCTACCCAAGGAAAGCCCACTCCACGCTGAGTCCCGGACCATCAGAAAGGGGTGAGCCAAGGGGGGAGTTTGGCCCCACTGAGGAGGCAGGCCCGCAGCTAGACTGAACGGAGAGAGAGGCACAGTTGTGTCTGGTGTCCAAGCAGAGGCCACTCAGATGGCCAGCtgtggggcggggatgggggacACGAGTAGAACCCC
This DNA window, taken from Mustela erminea isolate mMusErm1 chromosome 13, mMusErm1.Pri, whole genome shotgun sequence, encodes the following:
- the GNAZ gene encoding guanine nucleotide-binding protein G(z) subunit alpha codes for the protein MGCRQSSEEKEAARRSRRIDRHLRSESQRQRREIKLLLLGTSNSGKSTIVKQMKIIHSGGFNLEACKEYKPLIIYNAIDSLTRIIRALAALKIDFHNPDRAYDAVQLFALTGPAESKGEITPELLGVMRRLWADPGAQACFGRSSEYHLEDNAAYYLNDLERIAAPDYIPTVEDILRSRDMTTGIVENKFTFKELTFKMVDVGGQRSERKKWIHCFEGVTAIIFCVELSGYDLKLYEDNQTSRMAESLRLFDSICNNNWFINTSLILFLNKKDLLAEKIRRIPLTICFPEYKGQNTYEEAAVYIQRQFEDLNRNKETKEIYSHFTCATDTSNIQFVFDAVTDVIIQNNLKYIGLC